The following proteins are encoded in a genomic region of Triticum dicoccoides isolate Atlit2015 ecotype Zavitan chromosome 1B, WEW_v2.0, whole genome shotgun sequence:
- the LOC119341879 gene encoding EEF1A lysine methyltransferase 4-like isoform X3, giving the protein MGGGNCNPKDFGAAAYWDARYSSPSTGGKGGGGGGFFDWYQSYSALRPLLRACVPTSSQVLMLGCGNSLLSEDMVKDGYQNIVNIDISSVVIEQMKEKHTDIAQLTYMQLDVRDMSFFGDGSFDCIIDKGTLDAMMCGDDAPHGAYKMLAEVARLMRPGGIYI; this is encoded by the exons ATGGGCGGCGGCAACTGCAACCCCAAGGACTTCGGCGCCGCCGCCTACTGGGACGCCCGCTACTCCTCTCCCTCCACTggcggcaagggcggcggcggtggcgggttcTTCGACTGGTACCAGTCGTACTCGGCGCTCCGCCCCCTCCTCCGCGCCTGCGTGCCCACTTCCTCCCAGGTCCTCATGCTCGGCTGCGGCAACTCCC TTCTGTCGGAGGACATGGTAAAGGATGGTTACCAGAACATAGTAAACATAGACATCTCATCCGTTGTAATCGAGCAGATGAAGGAGAAGCACACGGATATCGCACAGCTTACAT ATATGCAGTTGGATGTCAGAGATATGAGCTTCTTTGGAGATGGATCATTTGATTGTATCATCGACAAAG GAACTTTGGATGCTATGATG TGTGGTGATGATGCCCCTCATGGCGCTTACAAAATGCTAGCAGAAGTGGCAAG GCTTATGAGGCCTGGTGGGATTTACAT ATAA
- the LOC119341879 gene encoding EEF1A lysine methyltransferase 4-like isoform X1, producing MGGGNCNPKDFGAAAYWDARYSSPSTGGKGGGGGGFFDWYQSYSALRPLLRACVPTSSQVLMLGCGNSLLSEDMVKDGYQNIVNIDISSVVIEQMKEKHTDIAQLTYMQLDVRDMSFFGDGSFDCIIDKGTLDAMMCGDDAPHGAYKMLAEVARLMRPGGIYMLITYGAPKERLTLLNQVRCHWEVELYIMPATPEYQLKWSNGAAHAMMEKVALTVDGQLPPDHVLKDPESHFIYVCYKSDIVTEDKSMVAGQDDAMSSF from the exons ATGGGCGGCGGCAACTGCAACCCCAAGGACTTCGGCGCCGCCGCCTACTGGGACGCCCGCTACTCCTCTCCCTCCACTggcggcaagggcggcggcggtggcgggttcTTCGACTGGTACCAGTCGTACTCGGCGCTCCGCCCCCTCCTCCGCGCCTGCGTGCCCACTTCCTCCCAGGTCCTCATGCTCGGCTGCGGCAACTCCC TTCTGTCGGAGGACATGGTAAAGGATGGTTACCAGAACATAGTAAACATAGACATCTCATCCGTTGTAATCGAGCAGATGAAGGAGAAGCACACGGATATCGCACAGCTTACAT ATATGCAGTTGGATGTCAGAGATATGAGCTTCTTTGGAGATGGATCATTTGATTGTATCATCGACAAAG GAACTTTGGATGCTATGATG TGTGGTGATGATGCCCCTCATGGCGCTTACAAAATGCTAGCAGAAGTGGCAAG GCTTATGAGGCCTGGTGGGATTTACATGTTG ATAACATATGGTGCTCCTAAGGAACGTCTGACACTTCTGAACCAAGTCCGATGCCATTGGGAAGTTGAGCTTTACATTATGC CAGCCACACCTGAATACCAGCTGAAATGGAGCAACGGTGCTGCACACGCCATGATGGAGAAAGTTGCGCTGACAGTGGATGGCCAACTGCCACCTGACCACGTTCTCAAGGATCCAGAGTCACATTTCATTTATGTTTGTTACAAGTCAGATATAGTGACCGAAGATAAGTCCATGGTTGCTGGTCAAGATGATGCCATGTCTTCATTTTAA
- the LOC119341879 gene encoding EEF1A lysine methyltransferase 4-like isoform X2 — MGGGNCNPKDFGAAAYWDARYSSPSTGGKGGGGGGFFDWYQSYSALRPLLRACVPTSSQVLMLGCGNSLLSEDMVKDGYQNIVNIDISSVVIEQMKEKHTDIAQLTYMQLDVRDMSFFGDGSFDCIIDKGTLDAMMCGDDAPHGAYKMLAEVARLMRPGGIYMLITYGAPKERLTLLNQVRCHWEVELYIMPTPEYQLKWSNGAAHAMMEKVALTVDGQLPPDHVLKDPESHFIYVCYKSDIVTEDKSMVAGQDDAMSSF, encoded by the exons ATGGGCGGCGGCAACTGCAACCCCAAGGACTTCGGCGCCGCCGCCTACTGGGACGCCCGCTACTCCTCTCCCTCCACTggcggcaagggcggcggcggtggcgggttcTTCGACTGGTACCAGTCGTACTCGGCGCTCCGCCCCCTCCTCCGCGCCTGCGTGCCCACTTCCTCCCAGGTCCTCATGCTCGGCTGCGGCAACTCCC TTCTGTCGGAGGACATGGTAAAGGATGGTTACCAGAACATAGTAAACATAGACATCTCATCCGTTGTAATCGAGCAGATGAAGGAGAAGCACACGGATATCGCACAGCTTACAT ATATGCAGTTGGATGTCAGAGATATGAGCTTCTTTGGAGATGGATCATTTGATTGTATCATCGACAAAG GAACTTTGGATGCTATGATG TGTGGTGATGATGCCCCTCATGGCGCTTACAAAATGCTAGCAGAAGTGGCAAG GCTTATGAGGCCTGGTGGGATTTACATGTTG ATAACATATGGTGCTCCTAAGGAACGTCTGACACTTCTGAACCAAGTCCGATGCCATTGGGAAGTTGAGCTTTACATTATGC CCACACCTGAATACCAGCTGAAATGGAGCAACGGTGCTGCACACGCCATGATGGAGAAAGTTGCGCTGACAGTGGATGGCCAACTGCCACCTGACCACGTTCTCAAGGATCCAGAGTCACATTTCATTTATGTTTGTTACAAGTCAGATATAGTGACCGAAGATAAGTCCATGGTTGCTGGTCAAGATGATGCCATGTCTTCATTTTAA